A window of the Chloroflexus sp. Y-396-1 genome harbors these coding sequences:
- a CDS encoding UV damage endonuclease UvsE, with product MSRTRAATAMATIRWATSTNTATQSMFDRYRLVQRASTFIRCPDERYQAATPHIRLGFAVRTVNQPGLAGGASPHLSKLLVHLGDVLGYLERKAIHFYRFALPRHFTIADLADCQAHLGLLAQRISLQRVRLGIHLDPYLTLAHPDDRIAAETISTVEAACQFLAALDQRDTVQHTLVMHIGVHDAEALQRFRQRWAGLSAHARRRTTLEYTGNGSSLSSLLGLAAATGVPIVFDHLHFQLHNPERWSLPLALGLTLATWPDYLRPEVHLSSQRSEAHLLPGRNGDSRILPPRPGQHADFIVVHDAIALLEASRGLPPFDLMLEAKAGDLALFRLRHELAQYAPTLVGRVG from the coding sequence ATGAGCCGAACGAGAGCCGCGACCGCTATGGCAACCATTCGCTGGGCCACATCAACCAACACCGCCACTCAGTCTATGTTCGACCGTTATCGGTTGGTGCAACGTGCAAGCACCTTTATCAGATGTCCCGATGAACGCTATCAGGCAGCGACTCCCCACATCCGTCTGGGGTTCGCAGTTCGGACTGTCAACCAACCTGGTCTGGCCGGCGGCGCGTCACCGCATCTGAGCAAGCTCCTGGTTCATCTGGGTGATGTGCTCGGCTACCTCGAACGTAAGGCGATCCACTTCTATCGCTTTGCCCTCCCCCGCCACTTCACCATCGCTGATCTGGCCGATTGTCAGGCGCATCTGGGTCTACTTGCTCAGCGTATCAGTCTTCAACGTGTGCGTTTGGGAATACATCTCGATCCCTATCTTACCCTTGCCCACCCCGACGACCGTATCGCAGCCGAGACAATCAGCACTGTTGAGGCGGCCTGTCAGTTTCTCGCTGCTCTCGATCAGCGTGATACTGTTCAGCACACCCTGGTGATGCACATCGGTGTTCATGACGCTGAAGCACTCCAGCGCTTCCGGCAACGCTGGGCAGGGCTATCGGCTCATGCCCGTCGCCGTACTACGCTGGAATATACCGGTAACGGCTCGTCGCTCAGTTCGTTGCTCGGTCTGGCTGCTGCTACCGGTGTCCCTATCGTTTTTGACCATCTGCACTTTCAGTTGCACAATCCCGAACGATGGAGCTTACCATTGGCATTGGGGTTAACCCTGGCAACCTGGCCCGACTACCTCCGCCCTGAAGTTCATCTGAGCAGTCAACGCAGCGAAGCGCACCTGCTGCCGGGACGCAATGGCGATAGCCGTATCCTCCCACCGCGCCCCGGCCAGCACGCCGATTTCATTGTCGTTCACGATGCGATTGCGCTACTCGAAGCCAGTCGTGGTCTGCCACCGTTCGATCTAATGCTGGAAGCGAAAGCTGGCGATCTAGCGCTCTTCCGGCTACGTCACGAATTGGCCCAGTATGCGCCGACATTGGTCGGGCGGGTCGGTTGA
- the purL gene encoding phosphoribosylformylglycinamidine synthase subunit PurL yields the protein MPLYLVTVASRGIDGPQHLYLLAGTELTPTAVKSLAEHLLHDPVVQQVHWQEVTSDQPLTDPFFPEADLLVIEVAYRPGVTDSEGESVVEGARRLGVRSLEHARSLRRYFLPATADPVQAAADLAIDIVQTTIAYHPGEQATARAAFYTMLVAEPTPTTPVVATIPLRSADDTALIAISQRGVLALDLAEMRAIQAYFVAQGRDPTDGELETIAQTWSEHCSHKTFKARVRYTQPPEEPPAQPDLYPMLTQLAGGECTIDSLIRTYLMRATEQVLSRRNDQWVLSAFVDNAGILAFGDHFEVSYKVETHNHPSALEPFGGANTGVGGVIRDVLGVSARPIANIDVLCFGMPDAPPPPPGILHPRRIASGVVAGIRDYGNKLGIPTVGGAVLFDPGYTANPLVYCGTVGLAPRGLHPRNVRPGDIIVVMGGRTGRDGIHGATFSSIELTHTTASEVGSAVQIGDPITEKKMLDVLLQARDAGLYSAITDCGAGGLSSAIGEMGAELGAEVHLEHVPCKYAGLQPWEIWLSEAQERMVLAVPPDRLIALLTLCTAEEVEATPIGRFTSDGRLRVFYRDLRVVDLDMQFLHNGRPQRVLTAVWQPSPALSRSPQLTTVVPDQALLRLLAHPSIASKERIIRTYDHEVGGGTIIKPLVGINLAGPSDAAVIQPLPTEPTGLALGFGICPRYGLHDPYWMALAAIDEALRNVVAVGGDPDQTAILDNFCWGDPKQPDRMAGLVRAAAGCYDGAVAFGTPFISGKDSLNNEYRDADGRRVAIPPTLLISALAQVPDVRQCVTMDLKQAGDVVYLLGNTRSEFAGSHLAAIGMIEDGGALPKVDLAMAPAIFRALHRAIRAGLVRSCHDLSEGGLAVAAAEMAIAGELGLHLVLYEIHSDFITALFSETPSRFLIAVDPAHTEAFEAFLSGLPLFRLGVVTATPTLHITWQQQTLINLPVTTLRTVWQQPLEVINVKDTDL from the coding sequence ATGCCGCTCTATCTTGTGACCGTTGCCTCACGAGGCATTGACGGGCCGCAGCATCTCTATCTGTTGGCAGGCACCGAACTTACTCCGACGGCAGTGAAGTCGTTGGCTGAACATTTGCTCCACGATCCGGTCGTGCAACAGGTCCACTGGCAGGAGGTGACTTCTGATCAGCCATTGACCGATCCCTTCTTCCCTGAGGCTGATCTCCTGGTCATAGAAGTAGCGTATCGGCCCGGTGTCACCGATAGCGAGGGTGAGAGTGTAGTTGAGGGCGCACGTCGGCTCGGTGTGCGTAGTCTTGAACATGCCCGATCGCTACGTCGGTATTTCTTACCGGCTACCGCTGACCCGGTGCAGGCAGCGGCTGATCTGGCGATTGATATTGTGCAAACCACAATCGCTTACCATCCCGGTGAACAGGCAACGGCACGAGCTGCATTTTACACAATGTTGGTTGCTGAGCCAACGCCAACCACGCCAGTGGTAGCAACGATACCCCTCCGATCCGCCGATGATACTGCGTTGATCGCCATCAGTCAGCGTGGCGTGTTGGCACTCGATCTCGCCGAAATGCGTGCAATTCAGGCTTACTTCGTCGCTCAGGGACGCGACCCAACCGATGGTGAGCTTGAAACGATTGCGCAAACCTGGAGCGAACACTGTTCCCACAAGACATTCAAGGCGCGAGTACGGTATACGCAACCGCCCGAAGAACCACCTGCGCAGCCTGATCTATATCCGATGTTGACGCAGCTTGCCGGTGGCGAGTGCACCATCGATAGCCTTATCCGCACGTACCTGATGCGTGCAACTGAGCAGGTGCTGTCTAGGCGCAATGATCAATGGGTGTTGAGTGCCTTTGTTGATAATGCCGGTATTCTCGCGTTTGGGGATCATTTCGAGGTTTCATATAAAGTCGAAACTCACAACCACCCCAGCGCGCTCGAACCATTCGGCGGCGCCAATACTGGTGTTGGCGGCGTGATTCGTGATGTGCTTGGTGTGTCGGCACGACCGATTGCAAACATCGATGTCCTTTGCTTTGGTATGCCCGATGCACCACCGCCTCCTCCGGGTATCCTCCATCCGCGACGGATCGCCAGCGGTGTGGTCGCCGGTATCCGTGATTACGGTAATAAGCTAGGCATTCCAACTGTTGGCGGGGCAGTGTTGTTTGACCCCGGCTATACGGCCAACCCACTCGTCTACTGTGGTACTGTTGGCCTGGCGCCGCGCGGTCTCCACCCGCGCAATGTGCGTCCGGGCGACATTATCGTCGTAATGGGCGGTCGTACCGGGCGCGATGGAATTCATGGAGCAACCTTTTCCAGTATCGAGCTTACCCATACCACTGCAAGCGAGGTAGGGAGTGCCGTGCAGATCGGTGATCCGATCACCGAGAAGAAGATGCTAGATGTGCTTTTGCAAGCTCGTGATGCCGGTCTCTATTCTGCAATTACCGATTGTGGGGCAGGTGGTCTTTCATCGGCTATCGGTGAGATGGGAGCAGAATTGGGTGCAGAAGTACACCTCGAGCACGTACCGTGTAAGTATGCCGGTCTGCAACCCTGGGAGATATGGCTCTCTGAAGCTCAGGAACGGATGGTACTTGCAGTGCCGCCTGATCGTCTGATCGCTCTGCTCACCCTCTGCACGGCTGAAGAGGTCGAGGCAACGCCAATTGGACGGTTTACCAGCGATGGACGACTGCGGGTCTTTTACCGCGATCTGCGCGTCGTCGATCTCGATATGCAATTTCTCCACAATGGCCGTCCGCAACGGGTGCTGACTGCGGTATGGCAGCCTTCTCCAGCGCTATCCCGGTCGCCGCAACTGACAACGGTAGTACCTGACCAGGCACTCCTGCGTTTGCTGGCCCATCCATCGATTGCCTCAAAAGAGCGCATTATTCGTACCTACGACCACGAAGTTGGCGGGGGAACGATTATCAAACCACTGGTAGGGATCAATCTGGCTGGCCCCTCCGATGCTGCGGTGATCCAGCCCCTGCCCACCGAACCAACCGGTCTGGCGTTGGGTTTTGGTATCTGCCCGCGGTACGGTCTGCATGATCCGTACTGGATGGCGCTAGCCGCTATCGACGAGGCACTGCGGAATGTCGTAGCTGTCGGCGGTGACCCTGATCAGACGGCCATTCTCGATAACTTCTGTTGGGGCGACCCGAAGCAACCTGATCGGATGGCCGGCTTAGTGCGGGCTGCCGCCGGATGTTATGACGGCGCAGTCGCGTTTGGGACCCCCTTCATTAGCGGCAAAGACTCGCTGAATAACGAATATCGTGATGCCGATGGTCGGCGAGTAGCTATTCCGCCCACACTGCTGATCTCTGCGCTAGCCCAGGTACCCGATGTGCGACAGTGTGTTACCATGGATCTGAAACAGGCTGGTGACGTGGTTTATCTGCTAGGGAACACACGATCTGAATTTGCCGGGAGCCATCTGGCCGCTATCGGTATGATTGAAGATGGTGGGGCATTGCCCAAGGTCGATCTGGCAATGGCGCCGGCAATATTCCGCGCCCTTCACCGGGCGATACGGGCTGGGCTGGTACGCTCCTGTCATGATCTCAGCGAGGGTGGCCTGGCGGTCGCGGCGGCAGAAATGGCAATTGCCGGTGAATTGGGCTTACACCTTGTGCTTTACGAGATACACAGTGATTTTATAACGGCGTTGTTCAGCGAGACGCCTAGCCGCTTCCTGATCGCGGTTGATCCGGCACACACCGAAGCATTTGAGGCGTTCCTGAGTGGATTACCACTATTTCGGTTGGGAGTGGTAACGGCGACCCCAACGCTACACATCACCTGGCAGCAACAAACATTGATCAATCTACCGGTCACTACCCTGCGCACGGTCTGGCAACAACCTCTTGAGGTTATCAACGTGAAGGATACCGATCTATGA
- a CDS encoding GGDEF domain-containing protein yields the protein MTAGTTPLFVITTDGTLFAQLGSVLESAWQITPAASVTEAQIHLFDLREHIPPDLAAAAEQAPIVGLVRDPADAVAALQAGVHEALTMAELLPLCLTRVLTAAQIRWQIEYRRRQQLAEARAQVQALTVRLQNEQIRDPLTGLYTRRYLQETLERELRRADREQIVLSVALLDIDQLEQVNWQFGRALGDVVIQHVAGLIGRQVRGGDIFCRYGGDELLLVLPRVTPETILHRAEQWRMAISHSVIRPGTLDLQVTISIGTATFPRDARHAADLLQCVGEALYAAKMAGGNCIRPWPGAHK from the coding sequence ATGACTGCTGGTACCACACCGTTGTTCGTGATAACAACCGATGGTACGCTCTTCGCACAACTCGGTAGCGTACTGGAGTCGGCGTGGCAGATAACACCAGCCGCCTCGGTAACAGAAGCGCAGATACATCTATTCGATCTTCGCGAACATATACCGCCTGATCTGGCAGCCGCTGCCGAGCAAGCGCCAATCGTTGGTCTGGTGCGTGATCCTGCCGACGCAGTTGCTGCATTGCAGGCAGGAGTGCACGAGGCACTGACAATGGCTGAGCTGCTGCCACTGTGCCTGACACGGGTACTTACTGCGGCTCAGATACGCTGGCAGATCGAATACCGTCGCCGTCAGCAGTTGGCTGAAGCACGTGCCCAGGTCCAAGCCCTGACAGTACGTTTGCAAAACGAGCAAATTCGAGATCCACTGACCGGTTTGTACACACGCCGCTATCTGCAAGAAACGCTTGAGCGTGAATTACGTCGTGCGGATCGTGAGCAGATAGTCCTCAGTGTTGCCCTGCTCGATATCGATCAGCTTGAGCAGGTCAACTGGCAGTTTGGTCGTGCACTCGGTGATGTGGTGATTCAGCATGTGGCTGGCTTAATCGGACGGCAAGTGCGTGGTGGTGACATCTTTTGTCGCTACGGCGGGGATGAACTCTTGCTCGTGTTGCCGCGGGTCACGCCTGAAACAATCTTGCATCGAGCTGAACAATGGCGTATGGCGATCTCTCATTCGGTGATCCGTCCTGGTACGCTTGATCTGCAAGTGACGATTTCAATAGGGACGGCAACGTTTCCGCGTGATGCCCGTCATGCGGCTGATCTTTTGCAGTGTGTTGGTGAGGCTTTGTATGCCGCCAAGATGGCCGGTGGGAATTGTATTCGCCCATGGCCTGGTGCTCATAAGTAG
- the aat gene encoding leucyl/phenylalanyl-tRNA--protein transferase produces MTRTILSPELLLAAYRQGIFPMADERGEIGWYEPLRRAIIPLDERFHVPRRLARTVRAGVFTVTFDTAFEEVIRGCAEPAPGRETTWISPEIIRAYTELHYLGYAHSVECWRDGQLAGGLYGVAIGGLFAGESMFHRVRDASKVALVHLVERLRRGGFVLLDSQFIVGPHMLQFGTIEIPRSEYHRLLRQALTVRAVW; encoded by the coding sequence ATGACCAGAACAATCCTTTCTCCTGAATTGCTCCTAGCCGCCTATCGTCAGGGTATTTTCCCAATGGCGGATGAACGTGGTGAAATCGGTTGGTACGAACCGCTACGGCGTGCGATTATCCCGCTTGACGAACGGTTTCACGTTCCCCGACGGCTGGCCCGTACCGTTCGTGCAGGTGTTTTTACCGTCACCTTTGACACCGCATTTGAAGAAGTCATTCGGGGTTGCGCTGAACCGGCTCCTGGCCGTGAAACAACCTGGATTTCGCCTGAAATTATCCGTGCTTACACTGAATTACACTATCTAGGATACGCCCACAGTGTCGAGTGCTGGCGTGACGGTCAATTGGCCGGGGGCCTATACGGCGTCGCAATCGGCGGTCTCTTCGCCGGCGAAAGCATGTTCCATCGTGTACGTGATGCTAGCAAAGTCGCGCTGGTACATCTTGTTGAGCGTCTGCGACGCGGTGGGTTTGTCTTGCTCGACTCGCAATTTATTGTTGGGCCACACATGTTGCAATTCGGTACGATAGAAATTCCTCGATCTGAATATCACCGGCTCTTGCGGCAAGCATTAACAGTGCGTGCGGTATGGTAA
- a CDS encoding glycosyltransferase family 4 protein, with product MTLRIAYCSPVNPAPSGISDYSEELLPYLAQYAEITLFIEEGLRPTNPQLIKHLTIKPIRQLERLARRGVFDAIVYHIGNSPAHAGIWRVAQRLPGVIVLHDFVLHHFMLWYAANVQRDVQKYVTMMRTRYGAEGEHIAQLMIRSRFSEAAFAFPCNEEVLAAARAVIGHSHYLLQRVATLRPDLPCGYVPMGVPLPSLIDRNEARLRLGLPLDRPLLASFGHINAWKRIEPTLRAVAELRREGFDVHCVLVGSVSPNYDLKRVIERLGLQAVVTVTGYVSRTQFEDYVAATDVCLNLRYPTAGETSASLLRLLGAGKPTLVSAVDAFCELPSDVVAHVDVDASETDLIVAYCRRLLTDPALATALGQRARQYVATEHTLDGAAQAMMQFLAQVYGWPSPQRIRSAPLWDPTQVVEPKPVQSLSLPAQSGLSPSLLVQSLAQAIAEIGLTEDDTIVLHSVATRIAELEGGPVRTQR from the coding sequence ATGACGTTACGAATTGCGTACTGTTCGCCGGTCAATCCGGCGCCGTCGGGAATTTCTGACTATAGTGAGGAGCTGCTACCGTATCTCGCGCAATACGCTGAGATCACCCTCTTCATCGAAGAAGGGTTACGCCCGACAAATCCGCAATTAATCAAACACCTTACGATCAAACCCATTCGTCAGCTCGAGCGGTTGGCCCGACGTGGGGTGTTCGATGCAATCGTATACCACATCGGGAATAGTCCGGCGCATGCCGGTATCTGGCGGGTGGCCCAGCGCTTACCAGGTGTCATTGTGCTGCACGATTTCGTGCTGCACCATTTTATGCTCTGGTATGCGGCGAATGTGCAACGTGATGTCCAGAAGTATGTCACAATGATGCGCACTCGCTATGGCGCTGAAGGTGAACACATTGCGCAATTAATGATTCGCTCGCGCTTTAGCGAAGCAGCGTTTGCCTTTCCCTGCAACGAAGAGGTGTTAGCCGCTGCTAGAGCCGTGATTGGTCATAGTCACTACCTGCTACAACGAGTGGCTACATTGCGTCCTGATCTGCCGTGTGGCTATGTCCCGATGGGGGTGCCATTGCCATCACTCATTGATCGTAATGAGGCTCGCCTCCGTCTGGGTCTGCCGCTTGATCGACCGTTGCTGGCCAGTTTTGGTCATATCAATGCCTGGAAGCGGATCGAACCGACGTTGCGCGCAGTGGCTGAGTTGCGTCGTGAAGGTTTTGATGTTCATTGTGTACTGGTCGGGTCGGTGTCGCCCAACTATGATCTCAAGCGCGTGATTGAACGTCTCGGTCTACAAGCGGTTGTGACCGTCACCGGTTATGTATCGCGAACACAGTTCGAGGATTATGTGGCGGCCACCGATGTCTGTCTCAACTTACGGTATCCGACTGCCGGTGAAACGAGCGCCAGTCTGTTGCGCTTACTCGGTGCTGGGAAGCCAACCCTGGTGAGCGCGGTAGATGCCTTTTGTGAATTGCCATCCGACGTAGTTGCCCACGTTGATGTTGACGCGAGCGAGACGGATCTGATCGTTGCTTACTGTCGGCGATTATTGACCGATCCGGCGCTGGCAACTGCGCTCGGTCAGCGGGCACGGCAGTATGTTGCAACAGAACACACGTTAGACGGTGCTGCGCAGGCGATGATGCAGTTTCTAGCTCAGGTCTACGGTTGGCCTTCACCGCAACGTATTCGCTCAGCACCACTCTGGGACCCAACGCAGGTTGTTGAGCCGAAGCCTGTACAATCTCTATCACTTCCCGCGCAATCCGGGTTATCGCCATCGCTGCTGGTGCAGTCGCTGGCCCAGGCAATAGCCGAAATTGGGCTGACGGAGGACGATACCATTGTTTTGCATTCGGTGGCGACACGCATTGCCGAGCTTGAAGGTGGTCCGGTACGCACTCAGAGATAG
- a CDS encoding type 1 glutamine amidotransferase domain-containing protein, with the protein MRLAGKRIAILLAEGVEDLEFYVPMMRLQEEGAEVLAAGLDLRPVRGKNGLEIAPTTTIAELRADDLFGLVLPGGWAPDKLRRYQVVTDLVRAMDAAGKVIGIICHGGSIAISAGIVRGRPATGSTGIKDDLINAGALWVDEAAFRDGHLVWGRVVADIPAFCRELVAALVERA; encoded by the coding sequence ATGCGATTGGCGGGTAAGCGGATAGCTATTCTGCTGGCAGAAGGGGTCGAAGACCTTGAGTTCTATGTACCGATGATGCGATTGCAGGAAGAGGGGGCAGAAGTGCTGGCCGCCGGCCTCGATCTCCGGCCAGTACGAGGTAAAAATGGTCTGGAAATAGCGCCGACGACAACCATTGCCGAATTGCGTGCAGATGATCTCTTCGGGCTTGTGTTGCCCGGCGGTTGGGCGCCCGATAAATTGCGACGATACCAGGTTGTCACCGATCTAGTGCGGGCGATGGATGCTGCTGGAAAAGTGATAGGCATTATCTGTCACGGTGGTTCAATTGCTATTTCTGCCGGCATCGTTCGTGGTCGACCGGCAACCGGATCAACCGGTATCAAAGACGATCTCATCAACGCTGGTGCACTGTGGGTTGATGAAGCCGCGTTCCGCGATGGGCATCTGGTCTGGGGACGTGTGGTAGCCGATATTCCGGCATTCTGTCGTGAATTGGTGGCGGCATTGGTGGAACGAGCATGA
- a CDS encoding peptidylprolyl isomerase, with protein MSNQRLPSSNPLAGIVAIAILLLILGFVAGLLISRSGPPVVIVTPVPATELVTPVPTSESVAPTEPPAIPTPAGSNLPVMPTATTYQYNSPPPMTIDPAKKYTATIYTPRGEIVIELLPDIAPQTVNNFVFLARQNFYNGLTWHRVLPNFMAQGGDPRGDGTGGPGYTIPAEFTDKILFDRPGIVAMARSSDPNSAGSQFFITTAPAPWLNEQYTIFGRVIRGQEIVDGIPLRDPSNPADLTRPGETILGITISEE; from the coding sequence GTGAGTAATCAACGTCTACCATCGTCGAACCCACTGGCCGGTATTGTGGCTATTGCGATCTTACTGCTTATTTTGGGATTTGTGGCCGGTCTTCTAATCAGCCGATCCGGTCCACCGGTTGTCATTGTCACGCCGGTTCCGGCTACAGAGCTTGTCACACCAGTTCCGACCTCCGAGTCTGTCGCGCCAACTGAACCACCGGCGATACCAACACCAGCCGGTAGCAATCTGCCGGTTATGCCAACAGCGACTACATACCAGTACAATAGCCCACCACCGATGACCATCGATCCGGCAAAGAAGTATACCGCGACCATCTACACTCCACGCGGCGAAATTGTCATTGAGCTGTTGCCCGACATTGCTCCGCAAACGGTGAACAACTTCGTCTTTCTTGCCCGTCAAAATTTCTACAACGGTTTGACCTGGCATCGGGTACTGCCCAATTTTATGGCTCAGGGTGGCGATCCGCGCGGCGATGGAACGGGTGGCCCTGGCTATACCATCCCAGCCGAGTTTACCGATAAGATATTGTTTGATCGACCCGGCATCGTTGCCATGGCCCGTTCTTCTGATCCCAATAGTGCCGGTTCCCAGTTTTTCATCACCACGGCGCCAGCTCCCTGGCTGAATGAGCAATACACCATCTTTGGACGAGTTATTCGCGGTCAGGAAATCGTTGATGGCATTCCGCTGCGCGATCCCAGTAATCCGGCTGACCTGACCAGACCTGGCGAGACGATCCTGGGCATTACTATTAGCGAGGAGTGA
- a CDS encoding YbaY family lipoprotein, whose protein sequence is MLLPRPQIIYLVIGLLLTMVPTITIAQPTATLSGIITYREQITLPADALVTLQIAEVTAQGTGGRVITEQTFSTGGAQPPFRFNLAYNPAIIDAGRVYTLQGRIQSGGRILFTTYTLIPVITGSAPRSDIQVVMSSVRGSSLPAAGSHLWLVGLAIGLGGLGGLVHGIRCRRRAW, encoded by the coding sequence ATGTTGTTGCCAAGACCCCAGATAATATACCTTGTCATTGGATTGCTTTTAACGATGGTACCGACAATAACCATTGCCCAGCCTACCGCGACCCTGAGTGGGATTATCACTTACCGTGAACAGATAACCCTTCCTGCCGATGCTCTGGTCACACTCCAGATTGCCGAGGTGACCGCTCAGGGTACCGGCGGTCGGGTGATTACCGAGCAGACCTTCAGCACCGGTGGCGCGCAACCACCATTCCGCTTCAATCTCGCTTACAATCCGGCTATTATCGATGCCGGTCGAGTGTATACCCTCCAGGGACGCATTCAGTCGGGTGGGCGAATCCTCTTTACTACCTACACCCTCATTCCGGTCATTACCGGTAGTGCACCGCGGAGCGACATTCAAGTTGTCATGTCGTCGGTGCGGGGAAGTAGCCTACCAGCCGCCGGTAGTCACCTGTGGCTGGTAGGATTGGCGATAGGGTTAGGCGGGCTTGGGGGATTGGTGCACGGAATAAGGTGCAGAAGACGAGCGTGGTAG
- a CDS encoding DUF1444 family protein: MTEQPPLSRSDFAATIEQRLRDEPTIEVLSREGDVVQVRVGQRHLRVDLTAFYNAYRQAPEHFELVYATLLRTLHDQIPVREARTFSEVAHRVMPMLKPIVLLNAVFEKKLPMLAYRPFLADLIITYVIDEPQSVAYINERHLERWQVGEHQLHEHAIANLAVRTKERAKFLISGEGPQRLIIAHSQDGYDATRLLLPDLLASWQPHFPGNMVIGIPNRDFLIAFSDADESILTSIAHQIQLDSVQREYGLTDQLFTIEDGQVREYQWV, encoded by the coding sequence ATGACTGAACAACCTCCGCTCAGTCGGTCTGATTTTGCCGCTACCATCGAGCAACGATTGCGAGATGAACCTACCATCGAGGTGCTTAGTCGTGAAGGTGACGTGGTACAGGTGCGGGTCGGTCAACGTCACCTACGAGTCGATTTGACGGCGTTCTATAATGCGTACCGTCAGGCGCCAGAGCACTTTGAACTGGTGTATGCAACGCTCTTGCGCACCCTCCATGATCAAATACCGGTTCGCGAAGCGCGCACCTTCAGCGAAGTGGCCCATCGTGTGATGCCAATGCTCAAACCGATTGTCTTACTCAATGCTGTCTTTGAAAAGAAATTACCGATGCTTGCCTATCGACCGTTTCTGGCCGATCTGATCATTACCTACGTTATCGATGAACCGCAAAGCGTAGCCTACATCAACGAACGCCATCTTGAACGATGGCAGGTCGGTGAACATCAGCTCCATGAGCATGCAATTGCCAATCTGGCAGTACGAACGAAAGAACGGGCAAAGTTCCTGATCAGTGGCGAGGGGCCGCAGCGCTTAATTATCGCCCATTCACAAGATGGTTATGATGCAACACGGTTGTTATTACCTGATCTGCTGGCGAGCTGGCAACCGCATTTTCCGGGCAATATGGTCATCGGTATTCCCAATCGCGATTTTCTGATCGCCTTCAGTGATGCCGATGAGAGCATTCTCACCAGCATTGCCCATCAGATTCAGCTCGACTCAGTCCAGCGTGAATACGGCTTAACCGATCAACTCTTCACTATCGAAGATGGTCAGGTGCGAGAATACCAATGGGTATAG
- a CDS encoding DUF4349 domain-containing protein: MISLSRRGVKIGIGLVVLLVSVGIVLFSQAEMAPETVAPIAWPAAPTAMPMASRGVSGAPAIEQRSAGYSTGGMPVEQATGDATAVDRLIIKTASLALEVPDVAAAERALRQRVEALGGFVVSVQTYGTGAEQSSTVVLRVPVERFEALLSDIEGLARKVLRRSISGEDVTEEYVDLESRLRNLEATNTRLLDLLARAQTVEEALKVNQALTDIQGQIEWTKGRMQYLEQSAAMSTITVELVPVPPPTPVIAEDGWQPLEVARIALRRLIELGQNLANVVIVLLVWTPVWLPVVLFGFWAWRRVGRRSTAA, encoded by the coding sequence ATGATTAGCCTATCACGTCGGGGCGTCAAAATTGGCATCGGGCTGGTTGTATTACTCGTTAGTGTGGGCATCGTTTTGTTCAGTCAGGCGGAAATGGCGCCAGAAACAGTAGCCCCTATCGCTTGGCCGGCGGCGCCTACCGCTATGCCAATGGCAAGTAGGGGCGTTAGTGGCGCACCGGCAATCGAACAGCGTTCTGCCGGTTACTCCACCGGTGGTATGCCTGTGGAACAAGCGACCGGTGATGCAACTGCGGTTGATCGCTTGATCATTAAGACGGCATCACTTGCGCTGGAAGTCCCCGATGTTGCCGCTGCTGAACGTGCGTTGCGACAACGGGTTGAGGCACTTGGTGGTTTTGTTGTGAGCGTTCAGACATACGGAACGGGGGCTGAACAAAGTTCTACGGTTGTGTTGCGTGTACCGGTTGAGCGTTTTGAGGCGTTATTAAGCGATATTGAAGGTCTTGCCCGCAAAGTATTGCGACGAAGTATAAGTGGCGAGGATGTGACCGAAGAATACGTTGATCTTGAGTCGCGCTTGCGTAACCTCGAAGCGACAAATACCCGTCTGCTTGATCTGCTTGCCCGTGCACAAACGGTGGAAGAAGCACTTAAGGTAAATCAGGCGCTAACCGATATTCAAGGTCAGATTGAGTGGACAAAGGGGCGGATGCAGTATCTGGAACAGAGTGCGGCAATGTCAACGATTACCGTCGAATTGGTACCAGTACCACCACCGACACCGGTTATTGCAGAGGATGGATGGCAGCCACTTGAGGTCGCTCGTATTGCTCTGCGTCGACTCATTGAACTCGGGCAGAATCTGGCGAACGTTGTGATTGTGCTGCTGGTCTGGACACCGGTCTGGTTGCCCGTTGTGCTGTTTGGTTTCTGGGCCTGGCGACGGGTTGGTCGGCGGAGTACTGCGGCGTGA